The following coding sequences are from one Acidimicrobiales bacterium window:
- a CDS encoding sigma-70 family RNA polymerase sigma factor has product MNESNEPATATEPTGGAPDDEVMAAALVELYPFALSLTRDPDRAADLIQDAWLRASRSAGQWRGDAPLKSWLRRIIHNLAIDSARRSGREVLAEDVEQRWRDDEYTVDAAVVAERAQTREELEDGLVRLPFIYRSVVMLHDVEGWTVAEIAELLELGLPAAKQRLRRGRMMLVTALADGQERRQNLKGVPMRCWDARQHVSEYLNGDLDPEVAALLERHLEACPTCPPLYASLVGVCDELGTLRDPDTVVPPELAGRLTAGAPPGS; this is encoded by the coding sequence GTGAACGAGTCGAACGAGCCCGCCACGGCGACCGAGCCGACCGGCGGCGCTCCGGATGACGAGGTGATGGCCGCCGCCCTCGTCGAGCTGTACCCGTTCGCCCTGTCGCTGACGCGCGACCCGGACCGGGCCGCCGACCTCATCCAGGACGCGTGGCTGCGGGCCTCCCGCTCCGCCGGGCAATGGCGGGGCGATGCCCCGCTGAAGTCCTGGCTCCGCCGCATCATCCACAACCTGGCCATCGACTCGGCCCGCCGGTCGGGGCGCGAAGTGCTCGCCGAGGACGTCGAGCAGCGCTGGCGGGACGACGAGTACACCGTCGACGCCGCCGTCGTGGCCGAGCGGGCGCAGACCCGCGAGGAACTGGAGGACGGCCTCGTCCGGCTCCCGTTCATCTACCGGTCCGTGGTGATGCTCCACGACGTCGAGGGCTGGACCGTGGCCGAGATCGCCGAGCTGCTCGAGCTCGGCCTGCCGGCGGCGAAGCAGCGCCTGCGGCGGGGGCGGATGATGCTCGTCACCGCGCTCGCCGACGGCCAGGAACGCCGCCAGAACCTGAAAGGTGTGCCCATGCGCTGTTGGGATGCCCGCCAGCACGTGTCCGAGTACCTCAACGGTGACCTCGATCCCGAGGTGGCGGCGCTGCTCGAGCGTCATCTCGAGGCGTGCCCGACGTGCCCGCCCCTGTACGCCTCGCTCGTCGGGGTGTGCGACGAGCTCGGCACCCTCCGCGACCCCGACACCGTGGTTCCCCCGGAGCTGGCCGGCCGGCTCACCGCCGGCGCTCCACCCGGCAGCTGA
- a CDS encoding MBL fold metallo-hydrolase codes for MTDPQATEATRAAIAEMAASLPMHDRQDFADATRGFLGRSEQRQVTADDGRVVWDLDAYDFLRSADAPDTANPSLWRQGQVLIEDGLFEVVPGIYQLRGFDLSVMSIVEGETGVIVIDPLISSETAAAAFALYTEHRGDRPVKAMIYTHSHVDHFGGVKGIITDEQVAAGEVAVIAPEGFMHHAIAENVFAGTAMLRRAGYMYGAALDVGPAGQIGTGLGQTTSTGTVSLIAPTVDITHTGQTVTVDGVEIEFQLTPGTEAPAEMNFFFPQHRALCTAENTSHTLHNVLTIRGAVVRDAHAWAHYLTETLALWGGELDVVFASHHWPTWGREQGVEFLAMQRDLYLYLHDQTLRMINQGCTGPEIAEAIRMPPALEQQWHTHGYYGSVSHNVKAIYQRYMGWYDANPANLWPHPPEAVAGRYVRAMGGRDGALAVARQAWDEGDYRWCAEVGKHLVFADPGDEDARMLLADALEQLGFGAENGTWRNAYLAGATELRSGSFGTPATTSPDMVLALSVSQVFDSVAVRIDGPRAWDEHLRLAWRITDEDAVYLTELRHGALHHRTVTAVPDGVTTFTLARVALIGLVTGTLDLAGAIADGTVTVDGDPGVLGRLVGLIAPVDPDFDIVVP; via the coding sequence ATGACCGACCCCCAGGCAACCGAGGCGACCCGAGCCGCCATCGCCGAGATGGCGGCGTCGTTGCCGATGCACGACCGTCAGGACTTCGCCGACGCCACCCGGGGCTTCCTCGGCCGGTCCGAGCAGCGCCAGGTCACCGCCGACGACGGCCGGGTCGTGTGGGACCTCGACGCCTACGACTTCCTCCGCAGCGCCGACGCGCCGGACACCGCCAACCCCAGCCTGTGGCGCCAGGGCCAGGTGCTCATCGAGGACGGGCTGTTCGAGGTCGTCCCGGGCATCTACCAGTTGCGCGGCTTCGACCTCTCGGTGATGAGCATCGTCGAGGGGGAGACCGGGGTCATCGTGATCGACCCGCTCATCTCCAGCGAGACCGCGGCGGCCGCGTTCGCCCTGTACACCGAACACCGCGGCGATCGCCCGGTCAAGGCGATGATCTACACCCACTCGCACGTGGACCACTTCGGCGGGGTGAAGGGCATCATCACCGACGAGCAGGTGGCCGCCGGCGAGGTGGCCGTGATCGCCCCCGAAGGGTTCATGCACCACGCCATCGCCGAGAACGTCTTCGCCGGCACCGCCATGCTGCGTCGGGCCGGCTACATGTACGGCGCCGCGCTCGACGTCGGGCCGGCCGGCCAGATCGGCACCGGCCTCGGCCAGACCACCTCGACGGGCACGGTGAGCCTCATCGCGCCAACGGTCGACATCACTCACACCGGCCAGACCGTCACGGTCGACGGCGTCGAGATCGAGTTCCAGCTGACCCCGGGCACCGAGGCGCCGGCGGAGATGAACTTCTTCTTCCCGCAGCACCGGGCGCTGTGCACGGCGGAGAACACCTCGCACACGCTCCACAACGTCCTGACCATCCGCGGAGCGGTGGTGCGCGACGCCCACGCCTGGGCGCACTACCTCACCGAGACCCTGGCCTTGTGGGGCGGCGAGCTCGACGTCGTCTTCGCCTCCCACCACTGGCCGACCTGGGGACGCGAGCAAGGCGTCGAGTTCCTCGCCATGCAACGGGACCTCTACCTCTACCTGCACGACCAGACGCTGCGCATGATCAACCAGGGGTGCACCGGCCCCGAGATCGCAGAGGCGATCAGGATGCCGCCGGCGCTCGAGCAGCAGTGGCACACCCACGGGTACTACGGCTCGGTCAGCCACAACGTGAAGGCCATCTACCAGCGCTACATGGGCTGGTACGACGCCAACCCCGCCAACCTCTGGCCCCATCCGCCCGAGGCGGTGGCCGGCCGCTACGTCCGGGCGATGGGCGGCCGCGACGGTGCCCTCGCCGTTGCGCGACAGGCGTGGGACGAGGGCGACTACCGCTGGTGCGCCGAGGTCGGCAAGCACCTCGTCTTCGCCGACCCCGGTGACGAGGACGCCCGGATGCTGCTCGCCGACGCCCTGGAGCAGCTCGGGTTCGGCGCGGAGAACGGGACGTGGCGCAACGCGTACCTGGCTGGCGCCACCGAGCTGCGGAGCGGCTCGTTCGGCACCCCCGCCACGACGTCACCCGACATGGTGCTGGCCCTGAGCGTGTCGCAGGTCTTCGACAGCGTTGCGGTGCGCATCGACGGGCCTCGCGCCTGGGACGAGCACCTGCGTCTCGCCTGGCGGATCACCGACGAGGACGCCGTCTACCTGACCGAGCTCCGCCACGGCGCCCTGCACCATCGCACCGTGACGGCGGTGCCCGACGGCGTCACCACCTTCACCCTGGCCCGGGTGGCGCTCATCGGGCTGGTCACCGGGACGCTCGACCTCGCGGGCGCCATCGCCGACGGCACCGTGACGGTCGACGGCGACCCCGGCGTGCTGGGTCGCCTCGTCGGCCTGATCGCGCCGGTCGACCCCGACTTCGACATCGTCGTGCCCTGA
- a CDS encoding pyridoxamine 5'-phosphate oxidase family protein: protein MSQSAEEFLASHELLTLATASSSGEPHAAPVFYATEGTTIFFSLNASSQSYKNIKANGRASVAVGDAPDEGQDWKAAKGIQITGSVTDIDGDEEREAGAKVAARYSYLDDVFSGGDFFRLDPDEVHYVDNSGDGDEAFEALGVEWKRSTVE, encoded by the coding sequence ATGTCTCAGTCGGCCGAAGAGTTCCTCGCCTCGCACGAGCTCCTCACCCTCGCCACCGCCTCTTCGTCCGGCGAGCCGCATGCGGCTCCCGTCTTCTACGCCACCGAGGGCACCACGATCTTCTTCTCGCTGAACGCGAGCTCGCAGTCGTACAAGAACATCAAGGCCAACGGCCGGGCCTCGGTCGCCGTGGGCGACGCCCCCGACGAGGGCCAGGACTGGAAGGCCGCGAAGGGCATCCAGATCACCGGCTCGGTCACCGACATCGACGGCGACGAGGAGCGCGAGGCCGGCGCCAAGGTCGCGGCCCGCTACTCCTACCTCGACGACGTCTTCAGTGGCGGCGACTTCTTCCGGCTCGACCCCGACGAGGTCCACTACGTGGACAACTCGGGCGACGGCGACGAGGCCTTCGAGGCCCTCGGCGTCGAGTGGAAGCGCTCGACGGTCGAGTAG
- a CDS encoding hemerythrin domain-containing protein, which produces MTNTDQPGRITGPLKTWYDLHEALDHEVTGIAEDAEALTLDRLDAFATRFWAFDRELRAHSEVEDGIMFPAIAERGGSIEADLGQEHRDEQLAVYAVGAALLAANATRAADALTELVGLTADMRDSLKAHLEHEEATALTQVDGLFSTDEQSALFRTIISSLPADPQLQPWVTSALSPDHLELRLRNIASAMPAPALAALMAQIHDGVDAATWSVVESRTPDLASLVDRPSAS; this is translated from the coding sequence ATGACCAACACCGACCAGCCCGGACGCATCACCGGCCCGCTGAAGACCTGGTACGACCTGCACGAGGCGCTCGACCACGAGGTCACCGGCATCGCCGAAGACGCCGAGGCGCTCACCCTCGACCGCCTCGATGCCTTCGCCACGCGCTTCTGGGCCTTCGACCGCGAGCTCCGTGCCCACTCCGAGGTGGAGGACGGGATCATGTTCCCCGCCATCGCCGAACGGGGCGGTTCCATCGAGGCCGACCTCGGGCAGGAGCACCGCGACGAGCAGCTCGCGGTGTACGCCGTCGGCGCCGCACTCCTGGCGGCCAACGCCACCCGGGCAGCGGACGCCCTCACCGAGCTGGTCGGCCTCACGGCGGACATGCGCGATTCGCTGAAGGCGCACCTCGAGCACGAAGAAGCCACCGCGCTCACCCAGGTGGACGGCCTCTTCAGCACGGACGAGCAGTCCGCACTCTTCCGCACCATCATCAGCTCGCTGCCGGCGGATCCACAGCTGCAGCCCTGGGTCACGTCGGCGCTCAGCCCCGACCACCTCGAGCTCCGGCTCCGCAACATCGCCTCGGCGATGCCCGCGCCGGCCCTCGCCGCCCTTATGGCCCAGATCCACGACGGCGTCGACGCCGCCACGTGGTCGGTCGTCGAGTCGCGCACCCCGGACCTCGCCTCCCTCGTCGACCGGCCCAGCGCCTCCTGA
- a CDS encoding AAA family ATPase — MPFVGRAVESERFLAAARDAAEGRPWLVTIEGPAGSGKSALLRACLDVLGDEYLIERAYGDDLAVDVPMALLGQVTRATDDAPFAAALQLIDHLADLQQGGKVAVLAVEDLHWADRPSVQALVTAMRRLDHDRVLVVVTIREDSAPRDERWGRLRADPDRCRPIVVPPLTGQECAELASAAGTALPPEAADRLARHTAGNALYIRTLLDELTPSQLTRPGPDLPVPRSLSAIINAQVAGLAPEAAAVCEALAVLGGRASVPVVEAVAGVPSALAVLDGSGASSLVDVSTTPGRTALAFVHPLQELAVYEDLAPGRRTALHTAAAHVLPADEALRHRALAADPADTSLEHDLLVAAEAARAAGHGALAARHLLWAGEITSSPATRRRRALEASLALIDAGELSAAHDRCPTSVADDDQQLHCLVRGMLAAASGDMLAGEQLLKRSATGADPSLAATALVQLGYLFTALSQGVDAVDAVAPVASLVGADSEQAGVADVLHAIGVSQQWGAEAGLADLVARFPEERPLAPSLGALVVGTRGMFEAYAGRQRAAVSDLHAFIERSQQGLQTVHLARAETLLAFALLARGAWDEAAVHARTAIDLAGDEGLALVLAQAEAVAAMALAPGAASDSASGYVERARRAADGAGTAEADVWARLAAAALAEATSRPDEVVALLEPLEGGPRDEAGPVFATLWLPRLTGAFLDLGRTAEARRRIDLLATLARRRSGELTVVVATMEARRTALDGDAAAALAAFERAQSAVTSDTAVLERFHLHRHHGAQLLAVGRLEEARTQLHAAERLVAPLGPGPLVEHIRADLNAAGAELDLPTDDLAAGLTERERDVVALVRQGYTNREVAETLFVSVKAVEYHMGNIFSKLGIRSRRELRAPRG, encoded by the coding sequence GTGCCGTTCGTCGGACGAGCGGTCGAGTCGGAGCGCTTCCTGGCAGCGGCGCGCGATGCCGCGGAGGGCCGCCCGTGGCTGGTGACCATCGAGGGCCCGGCCGGGTCCGGCAAGTCGGCGTTGCTGCGGGCGTGCCTCGACGTGCTCGGCGACGAGTACCTGATCGAGCGGGCCTACGGCGACGACCTGGCGGTGGACGTGCCCATGGCCCTGCTCGGACAGGTCACCCGGGCCACCGACGACGCGCCGTTCGCCGCCGCGTTGCAGCTGATCGATCATCTCGCCGACCTTCAGCAGGGCGGAAAGGTTGCGGTGCTGGCGGTCGAGGACCTCCACTGGGCCGACCGGCCCTCCGTGCAGGCGCTGGTCACGGCGATGCGGCGCCTCGACCACGATCGAGTGCTCGTGGTCGTGACCATCCGAGAGGACTCGGCGCCCCGGGACGAGCGGTGGGGTCGGCTCCGGGCCGATCCCGATCGCTGCCGACCGATCGTCGTCCCACCGTTGACCGGGCAGGAGTGTGCCGAGCTCGCCTCGGCGGCAGGCACGGCCCTCCCACCCGAGGCGGCCGACCGCCTCGCCCGCCACACCGCCGGCAACGCCCTCTACATTCGGACGCTGCTCGACGAGCTCACGCCCTCCCAGCTCACCCGTCCCGGGCCGGACCTGCCGGTCCCGCGCTCTCTGAGCGCCATCATCAACGCGCAGGTGGCCGGGCTGGCGCCCGAGGCCGCTGCGGTGTGCGAGGCGCTGGCGGTCCTCGGGGGGCGTGCGTCGGTCCCCGTCGTGGAGGCGGTCGCCGGTGTGCCCTCTGCCCTCGCCGTGCTCGACGGGAGCGGGGCGAGCTCCCTCGTCGACGTCTCGACCACCCCTGGGCGGACGGCGCTCGCGTTCGTGCACCCGTTGCAGGAGCTGGCGGTGTACGAGGACCTCGCCCCGGGTCGACGCACCGCCCTGCACACGGCGGCCGCGCACGTGCTGCCCGCCGACGAGGCGCTTCGCCACCGTGCCCTCGCCGCGGATCCGGCCGACACGTCCCTCGAGCACGACCTGCTCGTCGCCGCGGAGGCTGCGAGGGCCGCCGGCCACGGTGCCCTTGCCGCGCGCCATTTACTGTGGGCCGGGGAGATCACCTCGTCCCCGGCGACCCGAAGGCGCCGGGCCCTCGAGGCGAGCCTCGCGCTCATCGATGCCGGCGAGCTGAGCGCCGCCCACGATCGGTGCCCGACCTCGGTCGCCGATGACGACCAACAGCTCCACTGCCTCGTGCGGGGCATGCTGGCGGCCGCCTCGGGCGACATGCTCGCCGGGGAGCAGCTGTTGAAGCGGTCCGCCACCGGCGCCGACCCGAGCCTCGCCGCTACCGCGCTGGTCCAGCTCGGGTACCTGTTCACGGCGCTGTCGCAAGGCGTCGACGCGGTGGACGCCGTCGCTCCGGTGGCCTCGCTCGTGGGGGCGGACAGCGAACAGGCCGGCGTCGCCGACGTCCTGCACGCCATCGGCGTCTCGCAGCAGTGGGGGGCCGAGGCCGGCCTGGCGGACCTCGTGGCGCGGTTCCCCGAGGAGCGGCCGCTGGCGCCGAGCCTCGGTGCGCTCGTGGTCGGCACCCGGGGGATGTTCGAGGCCTACGCAGGCCGACAGCGCGCCGCGGTCTCCGACCTGCATGCGTTCATCGAACGCTCACAGCAGGGGCTCCAGACGGTCCACCTGGCTCGAGCGGAGACGCTGCTCGCGTTCGCGCTGCTGGCCCGTGGTGCCTGGGACGAAGCGGCGGTGCATGCACGCACGGCGATCGACCTCGCCGGCGACGAGGGGCTGGCGCTCGTGCTCGCCCAGGCAGAAGCCGTCGCCGCCATGGCCTTGGCGCCGGGGGCCGCGAGCGACAGCGCCTCCGGGTACGTCGAGCGGGCACGGCGGGCCGCTGACGGCGCGGGGACCGCGGAGGCCGACGTCTGGGCCCGGCTCGCTGCGGCGGCCCTGGCCGAAGCCACCTCGCGGCCCGACGAGGTCGTCGCCCTGCTCGAACCCTTGGAAGGTGGTCCTCGCGACGAGGCGGGGCCCGTGTTCGCGACCTTGTGGCTGCCACGCCTCACCGGTGCCTTCCTCGATCTGGGCCGAACGGCGGAGGCCCGCCGGCGCATCGACCTGCTGGCCACGCTGGCTCGACGCCGGAGCGGCGAGCTGACGGTGGTGGTCGCGACGATGGAGGCGCGTCGCACCGCGCTCGACGGCGACGCCGCCGCGGCGCTGGCGGCATTCGAGCGGGCGCAGTCGGCGGTCACGTCCGACACGGCGGTGCTGGAGCGGTTCCACCTGCACCGCCACCACGGCGCGCAGCTGCTGGCCGTCGGCCGCCTCGAGGAGGCCCGCACCCAGCTCCACGCCGCCGAGCGCCTCGTGGCCCCCCTCGGCCCGGGCCCGCTCGTCGAGCACATCCGCGCCGACCTGAACGCCGCCGGCGCCGAGCTGGACCTTCCCACGGACGACCTCGCGGCCGGACTCACCGAGCGCGAGCGAGACGTCGTGGCGCTGGTGCGCCAGGGCTACACGAATCGGGAGGTCGCTGAGACGCTGTTCGTCAGCGTGAAGGCGGTCGAGTACCACATGGGCAACATCTTCTCGAAGCTCGGCATCCGGTCGCGCCGAGAGCTGCGCGCTCCACGCGGGTGA
- a CDS encoding DUF2892 domain-containing protein yields the protein MSFVNEAGWDRIARVVLGIVLLVVGLGVVGGTGGTILAVVGLIPLLTGAVGYCPLYSVFHLRTNHPDETATKA from the coding sequence ATGTCATTCGTGAACGAAGCAGGTTGGGATCGGATCGCCCGGGTGGTGCTCGGCATCGTGTTGCTGGTCGTGGGCCTCGGCGTCGTTGGCGGCACCGGCGGCACGATCCTCGCCGTGGTGGGCCTGATCCCGCTGCTCACCGGCGCCGTCGGGTACTGCCCGCTCTACAGCGTCTTCCACCTGCGCACGAACCACCCGGACGAGACCGCCACGAAGGCATGA
- a CDS encoding NAD(P)H-dependent oxidoreductase: MRVMVVSAIGRESSTCFILAQRIANICTGLGVEVDFATPTQVALPVNDGNVAWDLPEVTAWRERIEKTHAHLWVSPEYHSAMTGGFKNLFDYLDKAPLQGDVVGLFALAGGAMAALNTLNGMSVMARSLGAWVAPDYCALNSNDVKEGLDERTDARVARLCETVVETADRINAPGANLIDDLPLE; the protein is encoded by the coding sequence ATGCGAGTGATGGTCGTGTCCGCGATCGGGCGGGAGTCGTCGACCTGCTTCATCCTGGCCCAGCGCATCGCCAACATCTGCACGGGCCTGGGCGTGGAGGTGGACTTCGCCACCCCCACCCAGGTCGCCCTGCCGGTCAATGACGGCAACGTCGCGTGGGACCTTCCCGAGGTCACCGCGTGGCGCGAGCGCATCGAGAAGACCCACGCCCACCTGTGGGTCTCGCCCGAGTACCACTCCGCCATGACGGGCGGGTTCAAGAACCTGTTCGACTACCTCGACAAGGCGCCCCTCCAGGGTGACGTCGTCGGCCTCTTCGCCCTCGCCGGCGGGGCCATGGCCGCCCTCAACACCTTGAACGGCATGTCGGTCATGGCCCGCTCGCTCGGCGCCTGGGTGGCGCCCGACTACTGCGCCCTCAACTCGAACGACGTGAAGGAAGGCCTCGACGAGCGCACCGACGCCCGCGTCGCCCGTCTCTGCGAGACCGTGGTCGAGACCGCCGACCGCATCAACGCCCCCGGCGCCAACCTCATCGACGACCTCCCCCTCGAGTAG
- a CDS encoding MFS transporter, whose product MTTTPERTSPPTSRPAAAAPTLSPRRRRLVMAVVGLALVMVVSAVSGLNVAMPDIARSTGASQSQLQWIVDAYEILFAGLLLPAGLLGDRFGRRRILLAGLVVFGAFAGAATFATDPSTLIWLRAGMGLGAALVMPATLSTLTTTFPPEERGKAVGAWAGLAGAGAVVGLFASGLLLEWFDWSSFFALNAALAVVAVVGAIVFVPETRDERPIPFDVVGSVLSFLAVAGVIFGIIEGPVRGWSDPSIIAGLVGGAVAAIAFVLWELRRRDPMLDPRLFARRGFGTGAAAITVQFLAFFGFIFVAMQYLQFIAGYSALKAAVAMLPFAMVMIPLARNAPRVAARFGANRVGAAGLVLMAVAMVVFSRLQVELHYGVFVAGLVLLAAGLGLSSTPATTAIVDSLPPEQQGTASAVNDTSRELGTALGIAVLGSIVTSRYTSGVAGELTGIPPKIADAIESSIAVAESAPQHAGARGVEIAHAASRAFVDGMHAATLTAAGILLIAAVFVALRAPKQVVDVTSADL is encoded by the coding sequence ATGACGACGACCCCCGAACGCACCTCGCCACCGACGAGCCGACCGGCCGCCGCCGCGCCCACCCTGAGCCCCCGCCGGCGTCGCCTGGTGATGGCCGTCGTCGGTCTGGCCCTCGTCATGGTGGTGTCAGCGGTCAGCGGACTGAACGTGGCCATGCCCGACATCGCACGGAGCACCGGGGCGAGCCAGTCGCAGCTGCAGTGGATCGTCGACGCCTACGAGATCCTCTTCGCCGGCCTGTTGCTCCCCGCCGGCCTGCTCGGCGACCGCTTCGGCCGGCGCCGCATCCTGCTGGCCGGCCTGGTGGTGTTCGGTGCCTTCGCCGGCGCGGCGACGTTCGCCACCGACCCGTCCACGCTCATCTGGCTGCGGGCGGGGATGGGGCTCGGTGCCGCGCTCGTCATGCCCGCCACGCTCTCGACGCTGACCACGACCTTCCCTCCCGAGGAGCGGGGCAAGGCGGTGGGCGCCTGGGCCGGCCTCGCCGGCGCCGGCGCCGTCGTGGGCCTCTTCGCCTCCGGCCTGCTGCTCGAGTGGTTCGACTGGAGCTCGTTCTTCGCGCTCAACGCGGCGCTGGCGGTGGTGGCCGTGGTGGGGGCGATCGTCTTCGTGCCCGAGACCCGCGACGAACGGCCGATCCCGTTCGACGTCGTCGGCTCGGTGCTCTCGTTCCTCGCCGTCGCCGGCGTGATCTTCGGCATCATCGAAGGACCCGTGCGGGGCTGGAGCGACCCCTCGATCATCGCCGGACTGGTCGGTGGGGCCGTCGCTGCCATCGCCTTCGTCCTGTGGGAGCTGCGACGGCGCGACCCGATGCTCGACCCGCGCCTGTTCGCCCGCCGGGGCTTCGGTACGGGCGCCGCCGCGATCACCGTGCAGTTCCTCGCCTTCTTCGGCTTCATCTTCGTCGCCATGCAGTACCTGCAGTTCATCGCCGGGTACTCGGCGCTGAAGGCCGCTGTGGCGATGCTTCCCTTCGCCATGGTGATGATCCCCCTGGCCCGCAACGCGCCCCGGGTGGCCGCCCGCTTCGGTGCGAACCGGGTCGGCGCCGCGGGCCTCGTGCTCATGGCCGTCGCCATGGTGGTGTTCTCCCGGCTGCAGGTCGAGCTGCACTACGGCGTCTTCGTGGCCGGGCTGGTGCTGCTCGCCGCCGGCCTCGGCTTGTCGAGCACACCCGCCACGACCGCCATCGTCGACTCGCTGCCACCGGAGCAGCAGGGCACGGCCTCTGCGGTCAACGACACCTCACGAGAGCTGGGCACCGCCCTCGGCATCGCCGTGCTCGGGAGCATCGTCACCAGCCGCTACACGTCGGGCGTGGCGGGCGAGCTCACCGGGATCCCACCGAAGATCGCCGACGCCATCGAGTCTTCGATCGCCGTCGCCGAGAGCGCCCCGCAGCACGCCGGCGCCCGAGGCGTCGAGATCGCCCACGCCGCGTCGCGGGCGTTCGTCGACGGCATGCACGCCGCCACCCTCACCGCCGCCGGGATCCTCCTGATCGCCGCAGTGTTCGTGGCCCTCCGGGCACCGAAGCAGGTGGTCGACGTCACGTCCGCCGACCTCTGA
- a CDS encoding DinB family protein gives MELTGDSIEFYVGHAFRGMEAVLDRLDDDTVNQRPNGWGTNSVAGLVVHCCELAPSWFEMPGLGRDSVRDRDAEFRTQATIAELRDRIAAAVERTNALIAEFVAGPTATDHDWRGFMPGTDRTDGALVLHVLEELFQHLGHMEVTADALTPPAA, from the coding sequence ATGGAGCTGACCGGTGACAGCATCGAGTTCTACGTGGGCCACGCGTTCCGGGGGATGGAGGCGGTGCTCGACCGCCTCGACGACGACACGGTGAACCAGCGGCCCAACGGGTGGGGGACCAACAGCGTGGCGGGCCTCGTGGTCCACTGCTGCGAGCTGGCGCCCTCGTGGTTCGAGATGCCCGGCCTCGGTCGCGACAGCGTCCGCGACCGCGACGCCGAGTTCCGCACCCAGGCCACCATCGCCGAGCTGCGCGACCGCATCGCCGCCGCCGTCGAGCGCACGAACGCCCTCATCGCCGAGTTCGTCGCCGGCCCGACCGCCACCGACCACGACTGGCGCGGCTTCATGCCCGGCACCGACCGCACCGACGGCGCCCTGGTCCTGCACGTCCTCGAGGAGCTGTTCCAGCACCTCGGCCACATGGAGGTCACCGCCGACGCCCTCACCCCGCCGGCGGCGTGA
- a CDS encoding fructosamine kinase family protein, giving the protein MVADRSGRMEALRDAVGRNLGAEVASLAPVHGGDVAEAFRVGLADGCVVFAKTHRRPPPDFFDTEAAGLTWLRGAGTVAVPEVLAVLDDPPALVLEWIDEGRPGPTTEADLGRALAALHAAGAPCFGREDRRTTGSRGLPNEPHDTWAAAFAANRLLPLARLARDEGALPEPACRDLEAVADRLPELGGPPEPPARLHGDLWAGNRLVGAGGVNWLIDPAAQGGHREFDLAMMRLFGGFGGECFAAYAEASPLADGWEARVPLHQLAPLAVHAIKFGGSYVGATQQALAAVLKG; this is encoded by the coding sequence ATGGTCGCCGATCGCTCGGGGCGGATGGAGGCATTGCGAGATGCCGTCGGCCGGAATCTGGGTGCGGAGGTGGCCTCGCTCGCCCCGGTGCACGGCGGGGACGTCGCCGAAGCGTTCCGCGTGGGCCTCGCCGACGGCTGCGTCGTGTTCGCCAAGACCCACCGCCGGCCGCCGCCCGACTTCTTCGACACCGAGGCCGCCGGCCTCACGTGGCTGCGCGGCGCCGGCACCGTCGCGGTGCCCGAGGTGCTGGCCGTCCTCGACGACCCGCCGGCGCTGGTGCTCGAGTGGATCGACGAGGGTCGGCCGGGGCCGACGACGGAGGCCGACCTGGGTCGTGCCCTCGCCGCGCTCCACGCGGCCGGTGCGCCGTGCTTCGGGCGGGAGGACCGTCGCACCACCGGGAGCCGCGGCCTGCCCAACGAGCCCCACGACACCTGGGCGGCCGCGTTCGCCGCCAACCGGCTGCTCCCCCTGGCCCGCCTGGCTCGGGACGAGGGCGCACTGCCCGAGCCGGCGTGCCGCGACCTCGAGGCCGTGGCCGACCGCCTGCCCGAGCTCGGCGGACCTCCCGAGCCGCCAGCGCGCCTGCACGGCGACCTCTGGGCGGGCAACCGACTGGTGGGCGCCGGCGGGGTCAACTGGTTGATCGACCCGGCCGCCCAGGGCGGCCACCGCGAGTTCGACCTGGCGATGATGCGGCTCTTCGGGGGCTTCGGCGGCGAGTGCTTCGCGGCCTACGCCGAGGCGTCCCCCCTCGCCGACGGCTGGGAGGCCCGGGTCCCGCTCCACCAGCTGGCGCCGCTGGCGGTGCACGCCATCAAGTTCGGCGGCTCCTACGTCGGCGCCACCCAGCAAGCCCTCGCCGCCGTCTTGAAGGGCTGA